The genomic region AGCAGTGGCCCGACTTCCCCGACTACGACGCGGTCGAGGCGGCGCTCGAAGGCTACTGACTGGCTCCGGCCGCCGTCGTGCAACGTCACCGTTTTTTCGCCCTGCCGCGAACGCGTTCCCATGACGGAGAACGACATCGACCGGGCCGGGCAGGCCATCCGCGACGGCGAGCTGGTGGTCTACCCGACCGAGACGGTGTACGGCCTCGGCGCGGACGCGCTCGACGCCGACGCTGTAGAACGCGTGTTCGAGGCGAAGGGACGCAGCCGCGACAAGCCGGTCTCGCTTGGCGTCCCGAGCGTCGACGCGGCGCTGGAGCACGTCCACGCGAGCGACCGAGAGGAACGGTTCATGCGCGAGTTCCTGCCGGGGCCGGTGACGGTACTGTGCGAACGTCGTGGGCACGTCCCCGACGTGTTGACCGCCGGGCGCGACCGAGTGGGCATCCGGGTTCCCGACCACGAGCTGGCGCTGGCGCTCTACCGCGCCGCCGAGACCCCGGTGACGGCGACCAGCGCGAACGTGAGTGGCACGCCCAGCGTCACCGACCCGGCCGACCTCGACGCCGTGTTCCTCGAACAGGTCGCGGTCACCCTCGACGGCGGCGTGACCGCAGGCACCGAGAGCACCGTCGTGAACGTCTCGACGGGCGAGATTCACCGTCCCGGCGCACTCGGCCAGCGCATCGAGACCTGGCTGGCCGAGGACGCCTGACCCCGTCGGCCGCATCAAGCAACGCCCAAGGCAACCGGGTTCCTGGGTCCTCGTATGGACGACATCGACGGTCCACGAATCGAGCACCACGACAGCTTCACCGTCGTCGGCCTCTCGACGCGTGCGACCTCGGAGACCGACCTCGGTGCGCACTGGGTCGACTTCGACGCCCGACACGACACGTACACCGATCTCACAGACACACAGGAAGCCTTCGGCGTCCTGTTCGACTTCGACGTCGACACCGACTCCTTCACCTACATCGCTGGCGTCGAACCGTCGGCCAGCGCGACCGTCCCTGG from Haloarchaeobius sp. HME9146 harbors:
- a CDS encoding L-threonylcarbamoyladenylate synthase, yielding MTENDIDRAGQAIRDGELVVYPTETVYGLGADALDADAVERVFEAKGRSRDKPVSLGVPSVDAALEHVHASDREERFMREFLPGPVTVLCERRGHVPDVLTAGRDRVGIRVPDHELALALYRAAETPVTATSANVSGTPSVTDPADLDAVFLEQVAVTLDGGVTAGTESTVVNVSTGEIHRPGALGQRIETWLAEDA
- a CDS encoding GyrI-like domain-containing protein — encoded protein: MDDIDGPRIEHHDSFTVVGLSTRATSETDLGAHWVDFDARHDTYTDLTDTQEAFGVLFDFDVDTDSFTYIAGVEPSASATVPGDVERVDVPGGTFAVFTTRIDEVGDVMDYIYDEWFPTSEFERSDRPVFEHYGPEFDPANPAATLDVYVPVEE